TGTGGGCATCCGGGGACGCGCCCGGCGAGGCGCGGGCGATTGAAACGTCAGCTCCGCTGTGGTTTGTCAGTGCGTGGTGCTGGAAGGGGATGAAAAGAAATGTCCGAATCGGGTTTCCCGTGCCTAAGGGGTTTTCGACGAGGCGTTGCTGCTTTACAGTAcctccccccatccccccctctctctcatcgTGAGCTTATAAGAGATCGTTACGTGTCGAATGGCGTTCGGGCCGAGATGGCATGTGTCTTATGGACGACAAAATTGGGGGGAAAAGGTATCACTCACGCGGAAAAGTAGCGCCCCTTGGCCGTCAGGACGGTAACAAAGACCTCGTCGTGGGTGGCGATCTCGCGCAGCTTCTGGGCGAGGTCGTAGTACTGCGGCTGGGAGAGGGCGTTGAGCTTGCGTTCGTTGTCGATGGTGAGCAGCGCGACGCGGCCGCGGTATTCGAGGGAGATGACTGAGTCCTCAGGGCCGGCCATGTTTGTCGGATGTGAGTGTCTTTTGTCTTGTCTGTGCAGGGGAATATGTATATGTAGATCTCTCTCTGTGGCTCTCCGGAACTATGGAAGTATTTTTGCGTTATAATGACCCGGTCCCGGCTGAAAGTAGTATATAGCTTGAATGTTCACTCAGTTGACTAGTTTCCTAGAGATCAACTCTCGGGTATCCCACCTTAGTACCCAAGCTCCGGCGGCACCTCGTTTATTAAACACAAGGTGGCCAGGGGAGGTCTACCCCGGACCCCACACAACTGCACCGAGATGCCTCGGCAGGACGGGGTGGCATTGCGGGGGAGTCACCCAGCGCATGGTCGCCGTAGCTGTGAGCTTATTAAGGAAGATAAAAACAGCCCCCAAAGGACTTCACAACGACATCAGTTCAGCATTGTCATCGTATTTTTCTGTTACGAAAGGAAGAATTTTGAACTCCATATCCTATGTGGACCAACGTAAGCGAATATACGCTCCTCTACTGAGTAAACAGTGCGTAGGTATCATCATCAGTGTCGACTGTCGACACGCATCGTCTCGGAGATGCTTCAACTAATGCCCCTGCCATCCACATTCGACAGAGGCGAGAGGGGCGAGGGGCGTGTCATGCTTTCTCCCCAGCACCGCAAATAATAACCGGCCAGCAAGACCTCTCCCTTGTATTTGTAGTGGCATCTGCCCGTCGCCTCAGGTCCGTTTGACCCTGACACTCTCCCTCCGCACCCTCTCCGGCGTTCTGAATAGCTCGTAATCGCCAAAATCACCATCCTAACGGCGTTTCGGTGCGACTGATCGAAGCTTGGGGAAGTTGAGCGGAAGCGCGAGCTTGGCGACGTGCGCGGGCctgcccttctccttggtggCGACCTGCTTCACCTTTGCGCCGATCTCGTAGAAATAGTTGTTTATGTCCTTCTGGTCGAGCCGCAGGTCCTCGCGCAACTGGGACGTGTCGACCTCGAAGTTGTCGATGATGCACGCGATCGCGCAGCAGTGCGTcacgagcaggtcgaggtgGAACTTGCGCatctcgccgccgtccgagAACTTGCGGCGGATCTGCTCGATGACGAcctgcggcgccggcgacatGCGCTCCTTAAGCTTGTCGCGAGGCGGCACGCGCTTCGTGCCACGCTGCTtgcccggcgccgccatgatGTAGAAGGTGAAAAGGAAGTAAAAGTAACGCAGCAGCCGCATCTTGGCGACGCTGCCCGAGTCGGCCACCTTCTTGACCCGCGAGGCCACGTGCCGCGAGTAGCACAAGATTTCCTCGCCGTTCTTCGCCGGATCGATCCAGTCTTTGACAGGCACCGCCGCGAGGATCTCGCGGCCGATAAACTCGTCGGGATCGTAGACATCCTGAatggcttcggcctcgaggttggGCCTGGGCACGggcttggcctcgtcgacggccgcctgcAGCTGATCGCGCGAGGCCATTGTCGCCGTGACGCCCCCGATTTCCCGCAGAATGGCCTTGGATGCGGTATCGAGCTCTTTCGGTGCGCTGTCTCTGGTCTTGTTGGGGTCGATGGCGTTGAGGGCGACGGACTCGATGGCTTTTTTCGCCTTCTTCGTACCAAACGTCTGGCCGAGATCCTTTTTGAGGTCGTAGTAGCTCTGCACAACGTTAGCGAGTGTTATTAAATATGCCCGAAAGGTTATGGGGAACGTACCTGGTTGTCGGCCGGTGCTCTCATGGCCCCCTCCGGCGCATGCTTCGCTCTGGCCACACCACGAaccaccatcttcttcgcctctACCACTTGGAGCGTTCCCGTCTTGGGGTCAAAGATGCCCACGTAATGCTTCAAGGCCTGCTGGCTGTCGCTGATGCCATCTTCTCTCGCCGTGTAGTCCATCGTCTGGTGGCTGGATGAGTGCAGGACGAGGTCCTGCGATACCGCAGGGGCTTTCTGCCGCCGCTTGCCGGACAAGGCATCTTGCTTGACGTACGGGTTGAAGGGGATGCTATTGGGTAGCCGGACTCCGGGTGCAGAGGCTGCAGAGCTGTTAGCGTTTTCACCTCTCGCCTCTCACCGCACCACGGGGACTCGGGCGCAGGAAGCCGTACCTAGGACTGGGGGGCAGAGTTGGGGTCTCAGGACCGACGAGACGGAGACTGTTGAGGGCTCAGTAGCCAACTTCTTCTTAGACTTGGACGagccgtcgaggtcgcgcTTTCTCTTCCGTCCGTTTGCGTCCGCCATGGTTACTGCTACGAGTGGTGTTACTGATCGGTGGTGATCGGCCTGGTGGGATGGCTTTCAAGTCCTCTGGAAATATTTTCTGTAGGGGGGTCTGGAGGCCAGAAAAAATGTCGGCGCACCGGCGTTTACCCGTGCGCCTGTTCTCCGCAATAGGCAGGCGGTGTGCTTGAAAGCAGAAGCCGCATGAGGTTGCTTGGGCCTTTCTAGCTGTCTGACAAACGTCACAATTCCCCCAGCCAGAATCGCGCTTAAATGAACAATTGGAAGCTTTGGTAGCTAGGGTATCGAGGTAGGCATCTGACCGTAGGAATTGAAAGCAAACAACTTCAATTGACGAAACAGCCAACTGAGCTTACACCCGCCATCATTCTCGATGACCTACACATCGACTTCACATGGACGCACAATGTTTTCACTCGATGGACCATTGTTGTTTTGGTTCACTTTTTGATTTTTTGAGGAAGCAAATATCTGCCTTTCAATTGTCGTGCACGTCTTGATCCCGGTTCCTAATCCGCGTTGCGTCAAGACACATCATGCTTCCTGCGGCTGATCCATAAACACCGCGTTCCTCATCGTAGCGTCATCTCGACCGATCGTGTTGTCAGGTCCATCTTCGTTGAATCCTCATCAAGGTCTGCAGCATAGTTGCGCGCCCAATCATTCCGTCATGACCCCAAGTCTCATTGTTCCAATCCGTAGTGTGAATGTAGACGTCTCGTGCGTGCCGAGACAGACTGAGTCGCTGGTGACGTATGCTGGCTGTCGCATCCAGAAAGTGCTAGTCGAATGATGGTTCGTTTGCAGTGGTATCATCTCAAAAGATGGTCATGGCCGAGGGGAGGGATGGCGAGTTGTTTATTTGCTGTGAAAACTTGTCAGACAATCCAACGAATTCGAAAGTCCGACCGAGGGATACTTACGAGCGAGCCCTCATCTTTCTTCTCTTGCGCTTGAGACGGCGAACGCGCTTCTTTCTCCACTTGGCTCTCATCGTGAACGACGAACCTGGGAAGCTTGGTTAGCTCTTCGAGTCGCATGCGCAATTGCGGCCGCCAGCGGCGAGCTCCCAAATCCTTGCCGGTATTGAGGCTCTCGACGCGGCGATGGCCGTGGCTGAATGTGGGGCGCTGAACTTACTTGTCCTTTGAGATGAGAGGTGTTGGTGATGAACTTCCTCTCCAATTGCCAGCCGACCGCCGAAGTTTTAGTGGTTGAGCTCTGTAGGGCAGAAAACCCTTTTGCGTCACGTGTGTTTATTTTCGCGGGGCTGTCGCAGCTTCCACGCAGTTCGATTTTAGTGTGACCTCACTGCCCCACCCCAAGACCCCTCGCTTCGGTGAAGTGTCCCAGGGCAGCTCACTGAGCTCAGGCACTCGCTGACCCCTGCACCCTCTTCTGCAGACAATAAGGCACTCAGTGTGAGGTAGATGGGTACCTAAGTACCTGGCCAACTTAGATACGTACCGCATCTGCCGTCCGGGCCATCTATGCTCCACTCCGGGGCCGATAATGGGTCTGTGATCGGAGCATACTGCCGTGTCTGCCAGATGGGGGCTGTCGCATTACATGGAGATTGCTCTCAAGCCGTTTGGAACTTGGCTAGCATGATGTTTGGAGTCCTCTTTGTGTGTGTTTTTTCCCACTACTAAGTTTGGCAAACTCTCGACTTACACCACGTCGATTAAGATGTTCTTATTTTCCACCATCAAATCCGGCGTGCGTGTAAACAGAGACGTATTGTTGCTCGTCTGGCCAAGCCGCCTTCTCGCTCCATGCTCATCTCTGTCGCGTAACTCTTCTCGCAATCTCGTGTTTTAGTTTTCGGTTGATGATTCTGCTTCTTAGAACTCCGCCATACTCCAACAGGCATTCGATCAACACACTATGGGCCATCACTTTTTGCCTGGCATATTGACAAGAGAACGTTGTTGAAACCTGCTGTTGC
The genomic region above belongs to Colletotrichum higginsianum IMI 349063 chromosome 2, whole genome shotgun sequence and contains:
- a CDS encoding A49-like RNA polymerase I associated factor; this encodes MADANGRKRKRDLDGSSKSKKKLATEPSTVSVSSVLRPQLCPPVLASAPGVRLPNSIPFNPYVKQDALSGKRRQKAPAVSQDLVLHSSSHQTMDYTAREDGISDSQQALKHYVGIFDPKTGTLQVVEAKKMVVRGVARAKHAPEGAMRAPADNQSYYDLKKDLGQTFGTKKAKKAIESVALNAIDPNKTRDSAPKELDTASKAILREIGGVTATMASRDQLQAAVDEAKPVPRPNLEAEAIQDVYDPDEFIGREILAAVPVKDWIDPAKNGEEILCYSRHVASRVKKVADSGSVAKMRLLRYFYFLFTFYIMAAPGKQRGTKRVPPRDKLKERMSPAPQVVIEQIRRKFSDGGEMRKFHLDLLVTHCCAIACIIDNFEVDTSQLREDLRLDQKDINNYFYEIGAKVKQVATKEKGRPAHVAKLALPLNFPKLRSVAPKRR